The DNA window TCGTGAGGAGCGCGGCCAGGATCGTCAGGTTGAATTCCGTGCCGGCGATGACCAGCGCCCCGACGGTCAAGATCAGGTCGTGCGCGAGCGCCACGAGGGCGCCGGGGGCGAAGAAAAAATCGAAACGAAACCCGATATAAACCAGTAGCGCCGCGAGGACGTAGAGGATGATCTTGATGCCGCGGGTGCGCAGTTCCTTGCCGACGCGCGGGCCGACGCTCTCTTGGGCTTCCAGCTGGGTTTCCGAGCCGAAACGTTCCGTCAGTTGTGCGGTGATCTGCGCGACGACTTCCGTGTTCTGCGTCTCTCCGGCCTTCACTTTGATCAAAAAGCGTTGTTCGCGGACTTCACCGAAGCGCTGCACTTGGGCCTCGAGGTGTGCGGCGGTCAGCGTCTCCTGAATGGCGCCTTCGGTGGCCTCCGCACTCAGGTGATACGTCAGTTTGGCGCCGCCGAGGAAGTCGATGCCCCAGTTGATTCCGCGCATCCAGACGATCGCGCAGGCCGCGATCATCGCGAAGACGGAGATGGCGATCCAGAGGGATCGTTTGCCCATGAAGTCGTAGGTACGACGCGGTGTAAAACTAATCATATGCTCAATTTCTCCACTTTGCGGCTGGCAAAGATGTATTCGTACACCGCCTCGGTGGCGAAGACGGCAGTGAACAGGGTGGTGAGGATGCCGACGCAAAGCGTGACGGCGAAGCCCTTAATCGGGCCGGTGCCGAATTGATAGAGGAAGATCCCGGCGATCAATGTGGTGAGATTCGCATCGATGATGGCACGTTTCGCGTTGGAGTATCCGAGTTGCACGGCGACTTTTGGGGCACGTCCGGCGCGTAATTCTTCGCGCACGCGCTCATGGACCAACACGTTGGCATCCACGGCCATGCCGATGGTGAGGACGATTCCGGCGATGCCCGGCAGCGTGAGCGTGGCGTCGAAGAGGGCCAAAATGGCCAACAGCAACAGCACGTTCAGCGCAACGGCGAAATCCGCCAACACGCCGCTCCACGCGTAGTAGATGATCATGAAGATGATCACGGCGAGTGCGGCGACCGTCGTCGCGCGGAATCCTTGGCGGATTAAATCTGCGCCCAATGAAGGGCCGACGACGGTCTTCGTGGCTTCGGTGAGTGTCGCCGGCAGCGCGCCTTCTTGCAGCACGAGCGTTAAATCGCGGGCCTCTTGGGTCTTGGTGTCGTAATCGCCGGAGCCGAGTTCGATGATGCCCGATCCGCCGGTGATTGCGGTGCGAATGACCGGCGCCGACATGACCGTGCCGTCGAGTAAGATGGCGAGATAATGGCCGACGTTTTCTTTCGTGAGGTCGCCAAAGATTTTCGCCCCGGTTTTATTGAACGTGAATGCCACTTTCGGTTCGTTCTGTTCCACTTGCACGAGCGCGTCTTCCAACATGTCCCCGGTGACGTGGGCGCGGTCTTCGATCAGGTACGGGATACCGCCCATGACTTTCTTGGTGACACG is part of the Deltaproteobacteria bacterium genome and encodes:
- the secF gene encoding protein translocase subunit SecF, whose product is MISFTPRRTYDFMGKRSLWIAISVFAMIAACAIVWMRGINWGIDFLGGAKLTYHLSAEATEGAIQETLTAAHLEAQVQRFGEVREQRFLIKVKAGETQNTEVVAQITAQLTERFGSETQLEAQESVGPRVGKELRTRGIKIILYVLAALLVYIGFRFDFFFAPGALVALAHDLILTVGALVIAGTEFNLTILAALLTILGYSINDTIIIYDRIREHGKEITPDTVAAVINRSLTETLPRTILTSVTVLIAVVCLFLLARGEIRDFAYAFIVGIVTGTYSSIFIASPIYMWLYHRAGTKRADGPNRHQSVVSR
- the secD gene encoding protein translocase subunit SecD — translated: MSSGWKYKFWLVLASLCLGCYLLLPTLLGTEAKRDALEAAGEAVPWYFELLPRHGLKLGLDLQGGIYVELEVNLQDALRRKTDLFVNELSRQLEEQDKAFAPVSLTQTTPGQVEITFPSEAALAALESLRDKSRDYRRTCNLQRLDTPDTTTPDAPATQPKARLALSKEYLDTINDGVVAQATESVRNRINRYGVGEPDIRRQGADRIAIELPGLKDPDRALDLIKRTGQLELRLVHEVSSAAALKAQQDKLSVQIAEARKSQNIPNDDFRAETVAKLQEALRTDLPPNSQLAFELIRDRVTKKVMGGIPYLIEDRAHVTGDMLEDALVQVEQNEPKVAFTFNKTGAKIFGDLTKENVGHYLAILLDGTVMSAPVIRTAITGGSGIIELGSGDYDTKTQEARDLTLVLQEGALPATLTEATKTVVGPSLGADLIRQGFRATTVAALAVIIFMIIYYAWSGVLADFAVALNVLLLLAILALFDATLTLPGIAGIVLTIGMAVDANVLVHERVREELRAGRAPKVAVQLGYSNAKRAIIDANLTTLIAGIFLYQFGTGPIKGFAVTLCVGILTTLFTAVFATEAVYEYIFASRKVEKLSI